CCGCTGAATCAGTGGTCGCACGTCGCAGGTGTCTTTACCGGAAGCGTGCTGCAACTCTATGCGAACGGCGTCCTGGTTGGACAGGTCACGCTACCAGCCGGCAAATCCAGATCCAGCCGCATCGGCGTCGGACGGAACGCAGCCGGAGCATCGTACGGCGGCGCTGGCGGATTCAACTTCTTTTCGGGCTTGATCGACGACGTCCGAATCACGGCGCGCGCGCTCTCGCCTGCGGAGTTCGGACCGATTAATCCGCTCTCACAGAAACCTGCCCTGCCGCAGTAGGAGCAGGCGTTGTTGGCGGTTCGCTGGGCCCGTGCGCGTTTCGCGCTGATTAATCTGACCGCGTCGTCAGCGTTGTTCGCGGTCGCAATCACATCGGGCAAATCGTGATTATCTTTACTTCCAGGAGTATCGATAATGCGTTCCTCATTGAGATTGATTTCGGACGCCGGCGCCACCAATTCCGGCCGTCCGTATCCGCCTGATTCGTCCGACGACCGATTGTTCGACGCGTATTCGCGCGCCGTCATCGGCGCCGCCGAATCGGTCAGCCCGGCAGTCGTGAATATCGAGGTTGGCCGGCCTTCCGCGTGGCGATCGGCCGCCTCGCAGCATCCGGATTCGCCCGCCGGCAGTGGCTCGGGCTTCATCGTGGCGCCAGACGGGTACATCATCACCAACAGCCACGTCGTTCATGGCGCCTCGCGAATCTCCGTCACGCTTTCCGACGGGCGCAAATCGCAGGCGGAACTGATTGGCGACGATCCCCACACCGACCTTGCCGTGATTCGAATCGTCGGGTCCGATCTGTCGGCCGTGTCGCTCGGCGATTCGCAGGCGATTCGCGTGGGTCAATTGGCGATCGCGATCGGAAATCCTTACGGCTTCCAATGCACCGTCACGGCCGGCGTCGTTAGCGCCCTCGGACGCTCGCTCCGCACGGCGTCGGGTCGGCTGGTGGATAACGTCATCCAGACCGACGCCGCGCTGAATCCCGGCAACTCCGGCGGACCGCTGGTCAATTCGCGCGGCGAGATTATCGGCGTGAACACGGCGATCATCCTGTCCGCGCAGGGAATCTGCTTCGCAATCGCGATCAACACCGCCAAGCTGGTCGCGGGCCATCTGATCAAGGACGGCAAGATCAGCCGCGGCTATATCGGAATCGCCGGCCACAATGTCGAATTGCCGCGCCGCTTCGTGCGCTTCTATCGATTACCCGCCGACACCGCGGTGCGTGTCGCCGCGGTGGAGACGGACAGTCCGGCTGCGCTCGCCGGCATCAAGGAAGCCGACCTCGTGATTCGGCTCGGTGACACGACAATCGCCGGCATCGACGATTTGCAGCGCTACCTCACGATGAGCCAGGTCGGGATTCGCACGCCGGTCGCATTGATTCGCGGCACGGAGCGTCTGACGCTCGAACTGGTTCCGGTCGAAGCGGCCGCCAAATCGCGCGCCTGATTCGAGCACTTCGCCGAATAGCTTGTGTCGAGACGGCACTTACTTCATTAACTTAGCTGGCTATTTCCTGGTGAACGAGAAGTGCTCGTCCATCCGCGCTTTCACCTCGTTCAGGTGGTTGCAGTACTGGAAGAAGCCGCCGTTATAGTTGCCATCCTGGCGGCGCTGGAACTCGCCCTCGAAGTTATAGTAGCCCGGCGTGCAATCCTGGTTGCGAGTGGTCTTGCCGCGATGCTCGATTACTTCCTGCACCCACCACTCCTCGGCTTCTTTGGTCGCATCCATGGATTGATAGCCATGGCGGCGGGCGTAATCGATACAGGTAGCTATGTAATCGCCTTGAGCTTGCAGCATGTCAGTCAGGTTGAACTGGAAGGACGCCTGGTAGCCGCCCATGATGAACAGGTTGGGATAGCCCTCCGAATGGATCCCTAACAGCGTGCGGATGCCCTCGCGGTACTTATCATTCAGCTCGAGGCCGCCTATGCCCTTGATCTGGTTATAGATGCCGGTCTTCTGCACCTCGAAGCCAGTAGCATAGATAAGTACGTCCTCTTCGTACTGCTTGCCTTCCAACACCGGGCCTTTCTCGGTTATCTCCGTGATGCCCTTACCGTGCGTGTCCACCAGATGGACATTCGGCCGGTTGAAGGTAGGCAGATAATCGTTGTGAAAGCACGGCCGCTTGCACATCAGCATGTACCACGGCTTAAGCGCGTCCGCGGTGGCCTTGTTCTTCACAATTTCATCGATGCGCTGATGGATTTTCATCATCGCTTCGATGTTGGCGTTCTCCTGCAATCGAATCTTATCATCGTGCGACATCGCGTCGAGCTTGGCTTTCTGCGCGGGACTCATCATCATCTGGGGCGCCATCTTTGCCCGTTCGCGCCGCTTCGCCTGCCATCCTTTCGGCAAGCTCTTCGCCCATTCGGGATCGGTCTCCCAGTCATCGCGAATATCGATTGAAGAAGGTGTGCGCTGAAAGACATATAGCTCCTTCGCCGCCGCACCTAGTCCGGGGATAGCCTGTACGGCTGTCGCTCCGGTGCCGATTATCCCGACTACCTTGTCTTTCAGGCCCGACAAATCAGGCTTGGTGTAGGCATAGTCCCAGCGCGATGTGTGAAAAGAATGGCCCTTGAAGATTTCGAGCCCTTTTATCTTCGCCAGCTTAGGCTTCGATAGTGTGCCATTGGCGCAGATCACGAACCGCGCCTTCATGTGGTCGCCCCGGTCGGTGGTCAGGTGCCACATCTGCTCGGCTTCATTCCACTCAGTCGAAGTAACCGTGGTCTGAAACACGGCTAGCTCGTAGAGGTTGTACTTCCTCGCGATAGCCTGGCAGTGTGCGTAGATCTCAGGACCTTTCGCGTAGTGATCCTTAGGCACGTAGTTCATCTCGTCGAGAAGCGGCAGGTAGTCATAAGCGACGACGTCGCACGCGACCCCCGGATAACGGTTCCAATACCAGGTACCGCCAACATCGGCGCCTTTCTCGACGATCCGGATGCTCTCGACGCCAACCTCGCGCAATCGCGCGGAAGTAAGCAGTGCCGAGAACCCGCCACCGATGAACAGGCATTCGACGGTGTCGTTGATCGGCGCGCGCGGCTTGACTTCGCCGCCATACGGATCGATTTCGTATCTGGCCAGGTCGCCGCTAAGGTCGGATATGTATTGCCTGGTGCCTTCCGGGCGGTAGTTCAGCCGGAGATCGCGTTCCTCGGCGAACTTCTGCTTGACGCTATCGTAGAACTCCTGGTTCCGCGTGGGTCTTGCGGCGAGTCCGATAGGTTTCTCGATCTTGGGCCTCTCTTGCGCCTCTGCCATGGTCAGAATCCTCCGTGCGTATGGTCATTGCCGTGCCGGTTCAGCAGCGGTCAATGCCGATGAGCCGATCGATTTTGCAGCTTGCCACGAGATCGATCGAGATTTCCAGTGCGAAGGCACATCAGGAACGACCGAGCCCCGGGCCGCTATTTGATCCTGGCGGCGCGCTCGACCGTCGGCGCCAGCCGGCGCACGATCTCGAGCGTCTTGCCGGCTGCCATTTTGATCGCGTCGCCCTGCGAAAACAGCACCAGCCGATGCGCACCCGCATCCTTGTACAACTTCAGATCCTCGAGCGATATTCCGTCCTCCGGCGGGCCGACAAATCCGCTGACGTGGATCGTATCGGGATTGCGGCCGCGCTCGACGGCGACCTGCTTGAGCGCATCGATATCGCGCTTGAAGCTCGACGGCCGGCCCGCAAGCGGCACCCATCCATCGTAAGTGCGCACCACCCGTTCGAGCACCTTGGGTCCGCGCCCGCCAAGCAAAATCGGCGGCCCCGGCTTCTGAACCGGCTTGGGATCGCATCGTAGCGCCGGAAACTTCACCAACTCGCCCTGATAGCTGGGCTCCGACTGGGTCCATAGCACGCGCATCGCCTCGACCGTCTCGCGGAGCCGCTTCCAGCGCGTTTCAAACCGCGCGCCCATCGCCTCGGTCTCTTCGCGCAACCATCCCGCGCCGACGCCCAGGATCACGCGGCCACCCGACAGGATGTCGAGCGTGGCGATCGTCTTCGCGGTGATGATCGGTTCGCGCTCCGGCAGCAGGCAGATTCCAGTGCCGAGCTTGACGCGCCGGGTAACCGCGGCGGCGACACTGAGCGCAACGAACGGATCCATCCAGCGCCCGTAATGCTCGGGCAGCGTGCCTCCGCCGCCGCCGGGCAGCGGCGTCTTGAAGCCGACCGGAATCACTGGATGCTCGGGGATGAAGAAGGACTCGTAGCCGAGGTTTTCGACTTCGCGCGCGATTTCCGCGATGTCTCCCGATTCTGCGGTCGCCGCGATCATTATTCCTATGTCCATAGTTCCGGCTCCTGTCGATTAGCTAGTCGCATATCCAGTCACTGCTCGCCGAGCGCCCATGTCCTGATCAGGTGGTACGCGATCGCGATCGGCGGCGGCACTCGCACGCCGTCCACCGCCTTGCCTTCGACCAGTTCGCGCGCGACGCTGCGCTCGATCCATCGCACTTCGGCAAGCTCGGTCTCGTCGGCCTTGACGTCGCGGCTTTCCGCCTTCGCGAAGCATCCGATCATCAGCGAAGAGGGAAACGGCCACGGCTGCGTCGAGTAGTAGGTCACCTCGCCCACCTTGACCGAAGCTTCTTCCATCAGTTCGCGGCGCACCGCTTCCTCGACCGTTTCGCCGGGTTCGATAAAGCCGGCCAGCGCCGAGAACATCTCGGGCGGAAACAGCTTGCCGCGTCCGACCAGGCACGCCTCGCCGTGAGTCGCGAGCATGATCACCACCGGATCGACGCGCGGGAAATGCTCGGCGTTGCATTTACCGCATAGCCGGCGATACCCGGCGTCCATCAGCTTGGTCGGCTCGCCGCATCGCGGACAAAAGCCGTGGCGCTGATGCCAATCGATCAGCGCCTTCGCCTGTCCGATGATGGCGGCATCCTTGATCGACACATTCGATGCCGCCACGCGCGCGTCGCGAAAATGGCCGAGTCCCGCGAGCGGTCCCGCGTTCATTGGATCGCCGGCGTCCGAAACGTCGAGCGCGAATACCGCGCGCTCGCCGTCGAGGCCC
The genomic region above belongs to Candidatus Binatus sp. and contains:
- a CDS encoding LamG domain-containing protein → PLNQWSHVAGVFTGSVLQLYANGVLVGQVTLPAGKSRSSRIGVGRNAAGASYGGAGGFNFFSGLIDDVRITARALSPAEFGPINPLSQKPALPQ
- a CDS encoding S1C family serine protease, producing the protein MRSSLRLISDAGATNSGRPYPPDSSDDRLFDAYSRAVIGAAESVSPAVVNIEVGRPSAWRSAASQHPDSPAGSGSGFIVAPDGYIITNSHVVHGASRISVTLSDGRKSQAELIGDDPHTDLAVIRIVGSDLSAVSLGDSQAIRVGQLAIAIGNPYGFQCTVTAGVVSALGRSLRTASGRLVDNVIQTDAALNPGNSGGPLVNSRGEIIGVNTAIILSAQGICFAIAINTAKLVAGHLIKDGKISRGYIGIAGHNVELPRRFVRFYRLPADTAVRVAAVETDSPAALAGIKEADLVIRLGDTTIAGIDDLQRYLTMSQVGIRTPVALIRGTERLTLELVPVEAAAKSRA
- a CDS encoding NAD(P)/FAD-dependent oxidoreductase → MAEAQERPKIEKPIGLAARPTRNQEFYDSVKQKFAEERDLRLNYRPEGTRQYISDLSGDLARYEIDPYGGEVKPRAPINDTVECLFIGGGFSALLTSARLREVGVESIRIVEKGADVGGTWYWNRYPGVACDVVAYDYLPLLDEMNYVPKDHYAKGPEIYAHCQAIARKYNLYELAVFQTTVTSTEWNEAEQMWHLTTDRGDHMKARFVICANGTLSKPKLAKIKGLEIFKGHSFHTSRWDYAYTKPDLSGLKDKVVGIIGTGATAVQAIPGLGAAAKELYVFQRTPSSIDIRDDWETDPEWAKSLPKGWQAKRRERAKMAPQMMMSPAQKAKLDAMSHDDKIRLQENANIEAMMKIHQRIDEIVKNKATADALKPWYMLMCKRPCFHNDYLPTFNRPNVHLVDTHGKGITEITEKGPVLEGKQYEEDVLIYATGFEVQKTGIYNQIKGIGGLELNDKYREGIRTLLGIHSEGYPNLFIMGGYQASFQFNLTDMLQAQGDYIATCIDYARRHGYQSMDATKEAEEWWVQEVIEHRGKTTRNQDCTPGYYNFEGEFQRRQDGNYNGGFFQYCNHLNEVKARMDEHFSFTRK
- a CDS encoding LLM class F420-dependent oxidoreductase, encoding MDIGIMIAATAESGDIAEIAREVENLGYESFFIPEHPVIPVGFKTPLPGGGGGTLPEHYGRWMDPFVALSVAAAVTRRVKLGTGICLLPEREPIITAKTIATLDILSGGRVILGVGAGWLREETEAMGARFETRWKRLRETVEAMRVLWTQSEPSYQGELVKFPALRCDPKPVQKPGPPILLGGRGPKVLERVVRTYDGWVPLAGRPSSFKRDIDALKQVAVERGRNPDTIHVSGFVGPPEDGISLEDLKLYKDAGAHRLVLFSQGDAIKMAAGKTLEIVRRLAPTVERAARIK
- the nudC gene encoding NAD(+) diphosphatase yields the protein MIPFAGNPLDRASEKRIDANWIESKRRDPSSLILPMWRLEPFLLGSEKSSAQLELGLLKPGIADSLAGSNAPCIFLGLDGERAVFALDVSDAGDPMNAGPLAGLGHFRDARVAASNVSIKDAAIIGQAKALIDWHQRHGFCPRCGEPTKLMDAGYRRLCGKCNAEHFPRVDPVVIMLATHGEACLVGRGKLFPPEMFSALAGFIEPGETVEEAVRRELMEEASVKVGEVTYYSTQPWPFPSSLMIGCFAKAESRDVKADETELAEVRWIERSVARELVEGKAVDGVRVPPPIAIAYHLIRTWALGEQ